The DNA segment cggcgatggcggaggtggcaAAATCGATGCGCCGCTCCGCACCGATCGCGCCACGGTGGTCACTGCTCCGCTGGGGAATGAGTCACGCAGCCGAtggtccacctcctccgtgcGCGGCAGCTTGCGCGGCGCCTCCACCGCGTCGTCTCCGTCGTTGTCTCCTTCGCCAGAGCTGCCGGTGCTCGAGGATGCGGTACTGAAGGTGGAGGCCGATGCTGACCGGGATACGGAGGATGTAGCGGCGCCACTAGAGCTGAACTCCGCCAAGGAGTCCTCGCCAGACGCGgacgaggcagaggcagaggcggtggacGCAGAGCCTGATGTCTTGGAGCGCGTTCCTTCAGTTGCGGACACCGACAACAGGCACCTATCCTCCTCTTcacggctgccgcttcgGTCGTTTCTACCGCAGCTCCCGCTACGAGACGCTGACGGGGAGCTCACAGACATGCGCGCTTTTACCGTGAATGGGAAGAAGGTAGTAGTGATTACTCTATGAGGAGacgcaagcgtgtgcacgtacgtgtgcgtgtgaggaTTGTCTTCTCATTTCGTTCCGTTGTTGTGTCTATGTGCGCTCGCACTGAAGTGGGCTGGCTCGCTCACTCAGCGAGGAACGCAagcagaaggagagagaatcgagagaggagaaggtAGTGTGCTGACGAGAACCCGTGGAGCAGACCGCTCCCTAGCCCCCTCACCCCCACCACAACCACGCACTCCCCAGAGAGTGGATCCGGGAACGCACAGTAGCGGCAAAAAGAGGCTGTTAGaagcaggcagcggcggcaaagtAGGATGCGTCCTTTCACCCTCGCTTAGGGGCGGAGGTGACGTGTGGGAAGTCGACGCTGATGGGGGCTGCTGTCCAacaaaagagagggagagagggggaagagggtggACGTGGAAGACTGTGACAtcacctccgctgccgtgcatTTGCAGTTGACTAGTATTCTGTCGAACGCTCACCTTTGTTCGagttccctttttttttaatcCTTTTTCGTCGCAGTTGCGGTTGCATCTCTATAGTCCCCGGGACACCCACCGCTGTATTCGCCctctctgcagcgccgcgcttACATGCGGGCGTGACGCCCACCTGCGCAAACGCCCACCCGGTGTGAGGAaagcgcacacaaacaaatCGTGATGGGCGTATTTAGTCGCCGCGAAAGAAAGCCTAGACGGAGGGACTCCGGTTGCgtggcggggaggggagagggggaaggaaaCGGAAATACCGCGCACCGGGCagagcagaaaaaaaaacggcccAGTAAAGCCTCTTCGTGGCAcggcgcccctctccccctcatcTCCCCACCatccaaaaagaaaaggtgaGGGGGGGTGGTAGCAACAGCAAAAGAAAGACGCTTCCTTTACCTCTATGCGCATGCAATAGACCTAAATAAGGGGGTTAAGCGGGGTCGGGCTCCggcgcgagctgcggcgacggtgagcaCTCGCGTCCGGGGTGAAGGGCGTCATGAACGATTTTTCGGCGTTCGACTTTGTCGGCCGCGGCGTCAAGGCACGCCGCGAAACCACGGACGTCATTGAGTCTGCCCGGCTTGCCGCGCTCTTCACGGAAGACGATCGCGGGTACATGCTGGAGATGCTGTTGCCGTGGCTTCGCTCGCGCTCGTTGCGCCAGCCGATCCACTCCTCCACGAGTGAAGTCGGTTGCCGCGGtgcccgctgctggcgttcgagccggcgcagcacctctgcaATGTACACCTCGTGCTCATCGGGTGGACGTCGAGCAGCTGGGAGATCGGCAAGATTCGACGTCAGCGGCGGAGGGCGCTCGCCCATGGGGGTGCGCTCCCAGCCGCCCCGTGCTCCAGCTTCCTGacagccgcgcagcggcgtgctCGTGCGGTTGGCGTCTAGTGGCGGTATCGGTCCCGAGGCCACAATTAAGGAGCCTGGTGGAGAGGAGCCTCCTCGGTGCGATGACGAGCGAGTGTGCACCAGCGGGACATCATGTGGAATGAGGTTCACCGCGTCATAAGGCTTTGGCGGTGGTGAGAAGCGCAGCGGTGTTTGTCCGTGCGTGCCCTTCTCCGCATACCGATCCGGCGGATCGGTTCCATACGTccactgctgcgcagcggctcgtgacgccgcggtggcaTCGACgcctacagcagcagccgcggcagaaGAAGCGTTCGGCGCCGCGGATGGCAGAGAAGGCGAGCGTCTGCTGCTCGGGGAGCTCCCGCTGTCGGTTTCAACTCGGCATATGCGCACATCGAGGGCGGCACGCTGCCCTGTGGGGTGATAGCGGAAGGGAATCGCGTACTCCTTCCACTCGCCAACCTCGGACTGGAACTTCGCGGGGTCCAGGGAGAAGCCGGCGACCTGGCGCTTGTCCTCCCAGAGTGAAAATCGCAGCTtttccgcgccgtcagccgGCTGGAGCGTGATGCGAGCCTGCTCGGCCTTGAACATCACCTCTTTGGGATTGCAGCAAACGGCCTGCGTCGTTCTGTAGGTGTAGGAACCGTAGCGAATTTTCATGCTGTAGTCGCcgccaagcagcagcggtgctgggTGATCGAGATCAATGCTCTCTGTCCTGATCGTAACGCGCTCTAGCTGGATTTCCACGCGCCGTACAAGACGGGAATCACGCTGTAAGTGCCGTGACCCCTCCCTTCGTGGATGGGAGCGCTGCGCTGTTTTGATGCGGTGCTGATAGAGCGTTGTCTTCTGTCTTTCCAGCACATGTGAGTGTACGTGCACCACCTGCTCGCtacgcggcggcgtccttAGCAGGCGATCGCGCGACGAATCACGCTCCACAGTTATTTGGCCGCGAtgggggctgctgcgcggcggcgacgtcgttGAGGTCGAGGACACGGTGTTGCCGCGCTGCACCTTTTGCCATTTTTCATCGATTtcgtgcacacgcagagagaagagcagctTTCCGGTGACTTCTCCGGCAGCATCACGCAGCTTGATGGCGTAGTTCTTCATGGGTTTGCCAAAGTACGGTCGTGGATCGAGGGCACCCTTGGCCACGACGGGCAGCGGGCCAGCGGCGCTATACTGTGACGGGCGAATGGCAAATGTGATGACGTCCTGCTCAGCGTCCAGGATAAGCTGATGCGTCACCTTCGCAAACATGAGCGCCATGTCGTCGCCGAGCGCCTTAAAGTGCATGTTTTCCGTGGCGCCATCCACGCAGAGCAAGGCCGATCTGCCGCTTGAGCTGGTCTGCGCGCGTGACGTTCGGGCCCAGCTACACTGAAAGGAAGCCGCATCGGGAATGTGTCGCCCCTCCGCATCCTCTGCAAACAGCCCTGTAAAGGTGGGAACGTCGCATACAAAGCGGTACAGCACAAAGTCGAGCTGCATCATTGTGGCTGTCtacgtgtgtctgtgcgcaaGTGCGAGCGAGCCTCTTCGATGCTTGCGGTCGttgcccttccctccccctcctctcggGCTCCTGCGACGCCTCCTGAGCGAGAAAAGAGGGAGCCCAacgaacgccgccgcccggGATATGCGCGGCCAGATGCCTACAGGAGAGCGAAGAGGTCCCCGCACACTGATGgccccccctttttttttgcgcagAACACAACAGCTGTAAGCGCacccgcgcgcacgcgaagTAAACAGCAACGGAGACGACAACAAAAAGATGCGGCAGGGGAGAGGTAGTAATCCAGGATTTACTGGAAGCAGGAGTAGAAGACACGAGAGCATGCGTAGCTTGCCGAGTGTCTGCAAGCGCACATACCACGGTGGAGGCCGACGTCAGACTGCTGCTCGGcatgtcttttttttttgtcggTGGTCGTGTAGGTGCGTTCATTTGGGAGAGTGCTGGCGTTGCCTCGCAACATGCGGGAAACAGCGGGggacgaagaaaaaaaaaacaggtAACTAAAGCACATCAGAGAATCACCGAGTGCAGGTGGCTGGTGCATCGAGGAGGCTGCCACGGACATCCCCGAAGGGCACAAGGTCGGTGGAGAAATcgctctccccccttccctcctcctcgtcggcctCCGCATCGACTGCGGCGGAGGAGTCGTGCACAGCGGAAGAGCCATAGGCGGACGCGGAGGAAAACGAAGAGGCCGATTTCACGGCTGCGGCATACGGGCGGTTCCCTTCGAGCGTTGGAAGAATAGGGTACAGGGAGCAGCTGCCAAGCACGTCGACGTCCGGCGTGGTCAGCCCCGTCCTTCGCGTTATGCCAGCGGTAGCGGCGCGCCGATCTTCCTGCGAGTggttgcggctgcggcgacttGTTACACGGTTTGTGCGCGTTACAAGGGAGCAGGAAGTCGCAGGGGGCGCATTTATGTGCGCTAAAGATGGCGTTTTCTTCATTGTCCTTTTGTGCGGAAGCGCCATCTTCTTTACACGCTTCTCCCGACGGTCCGCATtggacaccaccgccgccgcggcggcaggacTCGCTACACCGCAAATCGCTGAAGTGCTGTTGGCGTCCTTGAAGTTCTGCGTCACGTGCGTAGATTGTTCCCTGTGCCTCGCTGGCAGCAGTCGAGGATCAACCGAGCTTGGGAGCGTGTGCGACTGACCCAAACCTGCACGAAGGTCCTTCACGAAAGCGTCGACACACCGCTTGCGGATGGCCAGCCGCCTTGCCCCCTCGGTAACGTGCTGCTCGAGCACGTTGACCTGCGCCTGCAAGCACTGCAGCGTCGACTGGTCCACCTCCATCTGAACACTTCGTTCGCGAAGGAGGTCTAGCTGCTGAAAAACGTCCGCAAGAAGGCGTTCCGTGTCGAGGCGGTAGTCAGAAAGGGACTTTGACCACGTGCCGAGATTCGCTGTGAAAGTGGTCCGAGCCGTGCGCAGCGATTGATGGGCCCGCAGGATGACACCAACACGTCGGCTCAAGTTGTCGAGAGCGCCGGTCGTGAGGCCAACGTGGGCAGGCACTTGTGAGCTCGCTGCTGTCAGGCACCTCGACAGCTGCCCACGAACCGCCTGCTCCCATTCGGCGCAAACGGCCTTGATATCCTCCCGCTGCTGAATGAGCTGCgtgcggcgttgctgcagctgcgcggcatAGCCACGGCTCGCCACCTTGACATCAGATATGCTGCTCCGAAGTGTCTCACGACTGTGCTGCAGGGAGACGAGGGAGCGCTGCCATTCCGCGCTGATTTGCGCCACTGAAAAAGACGAAGTTGCGGGCGAGTTCCCCGAACGGCacgcgccaccactgccctGGTAGTCGACAGCGCGGGTAGCTCCCCGTGCATATGAGGGGCACGACTGCTGCTCGTGTTTGATGCGCAACGAGAGCGCGAGTTGCCCCattcgcgcacgcgcacggtccacctcgctgcgcagcgcctcctgcgccggtacaggcggcgccggcgtctgaGACGGCGACCCGACGGAGGCACGATGCAccccgccgccttcgcgcaTCAGGCAGACTTCCACCTCCGCACGCGAGCGAAATgcgtggagctgcgccgtcagCTCCTTTTGACGCGCCGTCCActccttggcggccgcgTCCTGTTGCGTGATGGTGATCGCACACTCCTGCTCGAGTAGGCGGCGTacctgctgctccagcatCTCGCGGCTTCGCTCTGTCATGGAAGCGAGCTGGCACTGGAAGGCGGCTACACGCTGACGACGCTCGTTGTCATGGTACCGATGTGCCGCTTCGAAGGCTACCTTGGCGGCACCAAAGGCGGAGTCTGCGCGCTCCTGAAAGGTGCGGCGACACATGTCGTGGaacgcggccgcctcctcctcgcgccgAGATCGGTGCTCCGCCAGCGTTCGCGCACGGGTTGCCGTGTCATTGGCAAAGATCTcgactcgctgctgccgcgctgccgccaagtACACCCGGGAActctccgccacggcgcggctgcatTGTAACGACAGTCGTCGCTTCAAATGACGCGCACCGTCCTGCACGCGAAGCAGTAGGGCTTCAAACATGGAGGCCTCACTGCCATCCTGTGCCTCACGTGTGACGGCGGCCTCCCACTCTGCTCGaagggtggcggtgcgcatctgctgctcctgcacgGTCTGCATGAGATCCTCTAcatgctgctggaggcgctggacgCATTGGCCGCGATATTcgcgcatctcctcctccacgtccctCGCATGCACAGTCGCGACTGCATTTGCGCAAGCCACTTGCCGGATGTGAGCATCTTCTTCCGCTTTTTGCTGACGAGCCGCAGCCTCTTTGGTCCTGAGGGAAGCCACCACACGCTCGGCTTCGGACACTTCGACCGCAAGCGGATGCTCGCCTTTCTGAAGGGCGACTACGCTCTGCGACGCCTCGCTCAATTGACGCTCTATTTCAGAGAGCTGTTGACTGAGAGCCATTTTCGCTGCctgctgcctctcctcctccgcgcggTGTGAGGCAGAAACACCAACGGTGGTAGCGGTAGTGCGGTCGACAGACGGGAGAGCGCCTGCCATCGAAATCGTTGCA comes from the Leishmania infantum JPCM5 genome chromosome 36 genome and includes:
- a CDS encoding l6202.3-like protein — encoded protein: MAGALPSVDRTTATTVGVSASHRAEEERQQAAKMALSQQLSEIERQLSEASQSVVALQKGEHPLAVEVSEAERVVASLRTKEAAARQQKAEEDAHIRQVACANAVATVHARDVEEEMREYRGQCVQRLQQHVEDLMQTVQEQQMRTATLRAEWEAAVTREAQDGSEASMFEALLLRVQDGARHLKRRLSLQCSRAVAESSRVYLAAARQQRVEIFANDTATRARTLAEHRSRREEEAAAFHDMCRRTFQERADSAFGAAKVAFEAAHRYHDNERRQRVAAFQCQLASMTERSREMLEQQVRRLLEQECAITITQQDAAAKEWTARQKELTAQLHAFRSRAEVEVCLMREGGGVHRASVGSPSQTPAPPVPAQEALRSEVDRARARMGQLALSLRIKHEQQSCPSYARGATRAVDYQGSGGACRSGNSPATSSFSVAQISAEWQRSLVSLQHSRETLRSSISDVKVASRGYAAQLQQRRTQLIQQREDIKAVCAEWEQAVRGQLSRCLTAASSQVPAHVGLTTGALDNLSRRVGVILRAHQSLRTARTTFTANLGTWSKSLSDYRLDTERLLADVFQQLDLLRERSVQMEVDQSTLQCLQAQVNVLEQHVTEGARRLAIRKRCVDAFVKDLRAGLGQSHTLPSSVDPRLLPARHREQSTHVTQNFKDANSTSAICGVASPAAAAAVVSNADRREKRVKKMALPHKRTMKKTPSLAHINAPPATSCSLVTRTNRVTSRRSRNHSQEDRRAATAGITRRTGLTTPDVDVLGSCSLYPILPTLEGNRPYAAAVKSASSFSSASAYGSSAVHDSSAAVDAEADEEEGRGESDFSTDLVPFGDVRGSLLDAPATCTR